A genomic region of Chitinimonas arctica contains the following coding sequences:
- the phaR gene encoding polyhydroxyalkanoate synthesis repressor PhaR: protein MADIEKRIIKKYPNRRLYDTATSCYITLEDVKQLVLENVEITVEDAKTHADITRSVLLQIILDEESGVAPMFTYDVLTQIIRFYGHAMQGLMGNYLEKNLQLFSQMQQRLQDQSKSIIGQGDNPLAGNANLWGDFMKFQAPAMQNMMTSYLEQSTNMFVDMQQQLQDRTKTIWTGFGFPSGGSDKK from the coding sequence TTGGCCGATATTGAAAAACGCATCATCAAGAAATACCCAAATCGACGGCTGTATGACACGGCAACCAGCTGCTACATCACCCTTGAGGATGTAAAGCAGCTGGTACTCGAAAATGTCGAGATCACGGTGGAAGATGCCAAAACCCACGCGGATATCACCCGCAGCGTGCTGTTGCAGATCATTCTAGATGAGGAAAGCGGCGTTGCACCGATGTTCACCTACGACGTGCTGACCCAGATCATCCGCTTCTACGGTCACGCCATGCAAGGTCTGATGGGTAACTACCTGGAAAAGAATCTGCAGTTGTTCAGTCAGATGCAACAGCGTTTGCAGGACCAATCCAAGTCCATCATAGGCCAGGGCGACAACCCACTGGCGGGCAATGCCAATCTATGGGGCGATTTCATGAAGTTCCAGGCGCCGGCCATGCAGAACATGATGACCAGCTATCTGGAGCAAAGTACCAATATGTTCGTGGATATGCAGCAGCAACTGCAGGACAGAACCAAGACCATATGGACAGGCTTTGGTTTTCCCAGCGGAGGTAGCGACAAAAAGTAG
- a CDS encoding phasin family protein, translating into MTQAPYSDLAQQQMELALKVARIGIDSTERLLKLQLGAAKEALEDSARTAARLSEVKDPQSAMAVRAELTEQAMGNMLGLSRNIYELAAQTQAELAQLSEIRSGNFQQSLMSNFDRISKATPAGSDILSASLKSSVAAGQAAFDSLNKAARQVAEFADTSLKAASTATAEAVKNVNREKA; encoded by the coding sequence ATGACCCAAGCCCCCTATTCCGACCTGGCCCAGCAACAGATGGAGCTAGCCCTCAAGGTCGCCCGCATCGGCATCGACAGTACCGAGCGTTTGCTCAAACTTCAGCTGGGCGCCGCCAAAGAGGCGCTGGAGGACTCCGCCAGGACCGCCGCCCGCCTGAGCGAGGTCAAGGATCCACAATCGGCCATGGCGGTGCGGGCCGAACTGACCGAGCAGGCCATGGGCAATATGCTGGGGCTGTCGCGCAACATCTATGAACTGGCGGCGCAGACCCAGGCCGAACTGGCCCAACTGAGCGAGATCAGGTCGGGCAACTTTCAGCAAAGCTTGATGAGCAACTTCGACCGGATAAGCAAGGCGACGCCGGCGGGTAGCGATATCCTGTCCGCCTCGCTCAAATCCAGCGTGGCGGCCGGCCAGGCAGCGTTCGACAGTTTGAACAAGGCCGCCCGCCAGGTGGCGGAATTCGCCGATACCAGTTTGAAGGCAGCTTCGACGGCCACGGCGGAAGCGGTCAAGAATGTCAATCGCGAGAAGGCATAG